The Agrococcus sp. SGAir0287 DNA window CTCGGCGCCGGCATGCACGTGGGCAAGTTCGGGCACGCGCTCGCCGGCCTCGCGGTCGACGAGGGCGCGACGATCCACGAGCACGCCGAGGTCGTGGGGCTCGAGCGCAAGGGCAGCACGACCGTGCACGACATCCAGACGTCGCGCGGCACGCTGCGCGCCGGCAGCGTCGTCGTCGGCACGAGCGGCTACACGGGCAAGCCCTTCGGCTGGCAGCAGCGGCGCATCATCCCCGTCGGCAGCTTCATCGTCGTCACGGAGCCGCTGCCGCAGGAGGTCGTCGACGAGCTGCTGCCCAACCGTCGCATGGCGTCGGACACGAAGAACTTCATCTACTACTTCCGGATCACGCCCGACAACCGCCTCCTCTTCGGCGGCCGTGCGCGCTTCGCGCTCTCGGACCCGTCGCAGGACCGCGAGAGCGGCGAGATCCTGAAGAAGGCGATGCACCGGATCTTCCCGCAGGTGCGGCAGGCGCGCATCGACTACATGTGGGGCGGCCTCGTCGACATCTCCATGGACCAGATGGTCCACGCGGGCGAGCGGAACGGCGTCTTCTACTCGACGAACTACTCCGGTCACGGCGTGCAGATGGCGAACTACATGGGCAAGGTCATGGCCGACGTCGTCGCGGGCGAGACGCACCGCAACATCTGGCGCGACCTGAAGCACCCGTGGATCCCCGGCTACTTCGGCAAGCCGTGGCTGCATCTGCGTGCGGGTGGCGCGTACTACGCGCTGCAGGATCGGCTGAGCTGACGTGCTCGCCACCACGACGCACGCGCCGCCCGCGGTGCGCGCGCCCCGGGATGCCGAGGACGCCCTGCGCGCCCTCGGCATCCCGGGGGGCGGGTACGCCGAGGGCGCCTGGATCCGCCAGCCGCTGACGCTCGAGGTCGCCGACCCCGAGGACGACACGGTCGTCGCCGCCGTGCACGAGGCCGACGAGGCCACGATGCTCCGTGCGATCGCCGCCGTCGACCGCAGCGTCCGCGACGACGCGTGGCCGCTGTGGCAGCGGCGCGAGACGCTCGAGCGTGCCGCGCACCTCGTGCGCGAGGAGGCCTCGCGCATCGCGGGGATCGTCTCGCGCGAGAGCAGCAAGACCATCCGCGAGGCGACGCGAGAGGTCGCGCGCGCCGCCGAGACGCTGCGACTGTCGGCCGCCGCGTCGCACCTGCTCGAAGGCGAGACGCTCGCATTCGAGGACACGGCTCGCGGCGCCGGCCGCGTCGGCTGGAACCGCCGCGTGCCGCTCGGCGTCGTCGCCGCGATCACGCCGTTCAACGATCCGCTCAACCTCGTCGCGCACAAGGTGGGCCCTGCGCTCATCGCGGGCGACGGCGTCGTGCTGAAGCCCGCGCGCGTCACGCCGCTGTCGGCGCTCGCGCTGCTCGACGTCCTGCTGCGCGCCGGCATGCCGCCGCAGCGCATGGCGGTGCTCGTGGCCGACCGCGCGGCGAGCACCGTGCTCGTCGCCGACCGACGCGTCGCGGCGGTCTCGTTCACCGGCGGACCCGCGACGGGCGACGCCATCGCGCGCGCCGCGGGCGCGCGCCCCATGCTCATGGAGCTCGGCGGCAACAACGCCGTGATCGTCGCGGCCGACGGCGATGCTGCCGCCGCTGCCGCCGGCATCGTCGACGGTGCGTTCGGCGTCGCCGGCCAGAACTGCCTGTCGGTGCAGCGCGTCTTCGTGCACGCATCCCACCACGAGCGCCTCGTCGCCGACGTCGTCGCGCGCACCCGCGCGCTCGTCGTCGGCTCGAAGCGCGACGCGGCGACCGACGTGGGGCCGATGATCTCCCGCCGCGAGGCGGAGCGCGTCGAGCGCTGGATCGACGAGGCCGTCGACGCCGGCGCCCACGTCGCGGTCGGCGGGGAGCGCGACGGCGCCTTCCTGTCGCCGACCGTGCTGCTCGACGTGCCGCGCGACGCGCGCGTGCAGCGCGAGGAGGTCTTCGGGCCCGTCGTGACGATCACGCCGTTCGAGGACGTCGAGGACGCGCTCGCGCAGGTCGACGACACCGAGTACGGGCTGCAGGCGGGCATCTTCACCGCGTCGATGTCGCTCGCGATGCGCGCGGTCGAGCGGCTGCAGGTCGGCAGCGTGCTCGTGAACGAGACGAGCGACTTCCGCATCGACTCGATGCCGTTCGGCGGATCCAAGCGCTCGGGCGTGGGCCGCGAGGGGGTCGCCGACGCCGTGCTGGCGCTCAGCGAGCCGCGCAACGTCATCCTCACGCTCGTCGATCCGGTCGCCGGCTCGTCGACGCAGGGCGACGTCGGCGGTGCGGATGCGTGACTTCCCCCGCCAGCTGCGTGCGCTCGGCACGAGCGTGAGCACGCCGGCGCCCGTGGTGGTGCGCGACGTGCTGATCGCGAACGTCGAGCGCATGCAGGCGTTCGCCGACGGGCACGGCAAGCGGCTGCGCCCGCACGTCAAGACGCACAAGAGCGTCGCGATCGGCCGCATCCAGCTCGAGGCCGGCGCGATCGGGCTCACGGCGGGCACGCTCGCCGAGGCCGAGATCTTCGCCGACGCGGGCTGCGACGACATCCTGCTCGCCTACCCCGTGTGGGCCGTCGGCACGAAGGCCGACCGCATCCGCGCGCTCGCGGGCCGCATCCGGCTCACGGTCGGCGTGGAGAGCGTCGGCGCCGTCGACCGGCTCGCGGAGGCCATGGGCGACGCCGCGGGCTCGCTCGGCATCGTCGTCGAGATCGACTGCGGCGCGCGCCGTTCGGGCGTGCAGCCGCACGAGGCCGGAGCGCTCGCGGTGCACGCGCGCGCAGCGGGTCTCGACGTGCGCGGCATCTACACCTACCCCGGGCAGGGCGGCACGGTCGGAGCGCCGGAAGGTGCTGCGATCGAGCAGGCGGACGCGCTGCGCGCGGCGGTGGCGTCGCTCGCCGAGCACGGCGTCGAGGCGACCATCG harbors:
- a CDS encoding NAD(P)/FAD-dependent oxidoreductase; protein product: MSTHDATIPSSPTSKDPGTVKMHSYWLDTATPSGDYTQTPLPKEVDVAVVGAGFTGLSTAYHAAKAGKSVAVLETNTVNWGASGRNGGMATTGLAIGFRTAIKRYGEQRAIGYFREYNAAIDLIEDLVREHDLDVDYARTGKMNLAWKPSHLEGLKQTAEALHRLVDQPVRIVERDDIRSEIGSDVYHGAMVDPLGAGMHVGKFGHALAGLAVDEGATIHEHAEVVGLERKGSTTVHDIQTSRGTLRAGSVVVGTSGYTGKPFGWQQRRIIPVGSFIVVTEPLPQEVVDELLPNRRMASDTKNFIYYFRITPDNRLLFGGRARFALSDPSQDRESGEILKKAMHRIFPQVRQARIDYMWGGLVDISMDQMVHAGERNGVFYSTNYSGHGVQMANYMGKVMADVVAGETHRNIWRDLKHPWIPGYFGKPWLHLRAGGAYYALQDRLS
- a CDS encoding aldehyde dehydrogenase family protein; translated protein: MLATTTHAPPAVRAPRDAEDALRALGIPGGGYAEGAWIRQPLTLEVADPEDDTVVAAVHEADEATMLRAIAAVDRSVRDDAWPLWQRRETLERAAHLVREEASRIAGIVSRESSKTIREATREVARAAETLRLSAAASHLLEGETLAFEDTARGAGRVGWNRRVPLGVVAAITPFNDPLNLVAHKVGPALIAGDGVVLKPARVTPLSALALLDVLLRAGMPPQRMAVLVADRAASTVLVADRRVAAVSFTGGPATGDAIARAAGARPMLMELGGNNAVIVAADGDAAAAAAGIVDGAFGVAGQNCLSVQRVFVHASHHERLVADVVARTRALVVGSKRDAATDVGPMISRREAERVERWIDEAVDAGAHVAVGGERDGAFLSPTVLLDVPRDARVQREEVFGPVVTITPFEDVEDALAQVDDTEYGLQAGIFTASMSLAMRAVERLQVGSVLVNETSDFRIDSMPFGGSKRSGVGREGVADAVLALSEPRNVILTLVDPVAGSSTQGDVGGADA
- a CDS encoding alanine racemase; amino-acid sequence: MRDFPRQLRALGTSVSTPAPVVVRDVLIANVERMQAFADGHGKRLRPHVKTHKSVAIGRIQLEAGAIGLTAGTLAEAEIFADAGCDDILLAYPVWAVGTKADRIRALAGRIRLTVGVESVGAVDRLAEAMGDAAGSLGIVVEIDCGARRSGVQPHEAGALAVHARAAGLDVRGIYTYPGQGGTVGAPEGAAIEQADALRAAVASLAEHGVEATIVSAGSTPTFQFSTDPVITELRPGEYVFNDWDNVRIGDCTADDIALFVASTVVSDQGHPHVIVDAGTKALAREGNPERGYGQVPSHDGCLRSLNEYHGYLALPEGGERPAIGEPVAIVPHHVCPVVNSFEELVVIDADGTIVDRWQVDARAQLN